A region of the Myxococcus stipitatus DSM 14675 genome:
GCCACGAGGAGCCAGCCCGCCAGCCACAAGGTACCCGCTCCCGCTTGGCGCGGCGCTGCCATGGCCTCCCTCATCTTTCGGCGACTTTATACATCGCAGGCCAGCCGAACAGTCCTTGCTGGCGCCCTCCCACCGACTGGTTACTTTCAGCCACGTACAGCTCGGCGGGAACTCATGGCGGACGACTACTACCAGATCCTCGGCGTGGACCGGACAGCCTCCGAAGACGTCATCAAGAAGGCGTATCGGAAGCTCGCGCGGCAGCACCACCCCGACGTCAACCCAGGAAATAAGGCCGCCGAAGAGAAGTTCAAGCAGATCGGCTCCGCCTTCGACGTCCTGTCGGACCCCAAGAAGCGGAAGCTCTACGACGAGTTCGGCGAGGACGCGGAGAAGATCGGCTTCGACGAGAAGAAGGCGGAGGCCTACCGCCAATACCGGGCCGCGGCCTCTCGGGGCGGCGCCGGCGGAATCCCCTACGGAGGCGAGGACTTCGACCTGGGGGACCTCTTCAACGACCTGTTCGGACGCCGGGGAGGCGCGAGCGCCGGAGGCGGCGGGGCGGGCTTCGACGTGGGGGATGTCTTTGGCCGGGGCCGACGCCGTCCCGCCGCGGGCCCCGAGCGAGGCAATGACCTGTCCACCCAGGTCCGCATCACCCTGGCGGAGGCCGTCACCGGCACCGAGCGCACCCTCTCCGTCACCCGCCCGAGCCGCACGGGCACAGGCCCGGATGAGCCGACCCGGCTGACCGTGAAGATTCCCGCTGGCGTCCAGACCGGCTCCAAGGTGCGACTGGCCGGCCAAGGCGCCCCGGGCCTCCGGGGCGGGCCCGCCGGGGACCTCTACATCGAGACGGAAGTGGTGGAGCACCCCCTGGTGCGCCGCGAGGGAGACGACCTGCACGTCGACCTCCCCGTGACGGTCTCGGAGGCGATGCTGGGCGCGGAGGTCCGCGTGCCCACCTTCCAGGGCGAAGTCACCGTCAAGGTTCCATCAGGCTCCCAGTCCGGGCGCCAGATGCGTCTCAAAGGGCGCGGAGTCCCTTCCCTCAAGGGAGGGGCGCCCGGAGACCTGTATCTGCACCTCCAGGTCAAGGTGCCAGACACGGACACCCCCGAGGCACGGGCCGCGGCGGAAACGCTGTCCCGGGCCTACAGCGACGATGTGCGTCGCGAGCTGACCCTCTGACCCTCTTGTCTCTTGTCCTGGGCGCCGCCCCGTCATAGACGGCGCCTCTACCTTCCATTCATCACGTCGCCGCAGGAAACGGAGCACAGCGCACATGGGCCTCTTAGACATCTTCACGGGCGGCTCGGGGCCCGAGAAAGCCCTCAAGCTCAAGCCCAAGGTCACCCAGAAGTACGGGGACCCGGCGACCCGCCAGAAGGCCATCCAGCAGCTCGGGGAGATGAAGCATCCCGAGGCCGTCTCCGTGCTGCTCGCCCGCTTCACCATCACCGTGGACCCGCTCACCACGGACGCGGACGAGAAGGAGCACACCTTCGAGCTGGTGAAGTCCTTCGGCAAGGACGCCGTCCCCCCCATCGTCGAGTTCCTCAGCAAGACGGAGCCGGCCACCTCCTGGGCGCTGCGCCTCCTGGGTGAGCTGGTCAGCGAGGACGAGGTCACCGGAGCGTGCGTCAACGCCCTCCAGCACCTGTCCGCGCACTACACGAAGAACCCGGAGAAGAAGGTCGTCCTCCTCCACCACGTCACCGGTCGCGAGGATGCGCGCATCGCTCCCGCCGTCCTCCCCTTCCTCGAGGACATGTCGGACGACGTGAAGATCGCCGCGCTCAAGGCCCTCGCCTCGCTCAAGTACGAGCCGGCGCGGGAGCCCATGCTCAAGCTCCTGACGGCCGAGGAGACGGGGCGCCGGGTGCAGACGTCCGCGCTCTCCGCCCTGGCTGACTCGGGCTTCAGCGTGGCGGACAAGCGGAACCAGGTGGAGCCGCTGCTCGTGGAGCCGTTCGTCCTGGACAAGGACGGCCGCATCCAGCGCCGCGCCTGACGAACCCTCGTGTCGGCCAGCCGACACGGCCACTGTCCTCCGGATGGCCCTGCACACCAGGGCCGTTTCCTCGCGTGCGGAACCTGAAGCAGGATTCGGCCCGTGCGCTCGAAGAAGAAAGGGGTCCTGGCAGAGGTCGTGCCGCTGCGCCCCACCCCCTCGAAGAAGTCCACCCGTCGAGCGGTGAAGCCCGCCCCCCCGGCGGATGCCGACACCGTTGCACGCGCCCTCCTGGAGATGGCGCGCAACCTCACCGACAACGCGGGGCCCACCGAGGCCCTTCGCGCCCACCTGCAGACCCTCCACGCGCTGCTCAAGCCGAAGGTCTGCTACGTGGCTCGCTACTTCCCCTCCCGGGAGCAGCTACACATCGAGCATGTCCGCGGCCGCTACGACAGCCGCGTCATCGCCGCCGTCCCGGGTGAAGGCGTGGTCGGCCGCGCCTTCTCCGAGAAGAAGCTGCTGCGCGACTCGGAGACCCTCGCCGTGCCGCTCGAGAGCCCTCATGGCGTCACGGGCGTCCTCGTGGTGCTCGGCGCGCGCCGCACCGTCTCCGACCCGGTGCTCCAGTCGCTGGCCGCGCAGCTCTCCGCCGCCTACGAGGTCGCCCGGCTCCGCGATGACAGTGCTCGCCGCAACAAGGACCTCCAGACGGCCATCGCCGGCCTCAAGAGCCTGGAGCAGAACCGCGAGGAGCTGCTCGGCAACGTCTCGCACGACCTGAAGAACCCGCTCACCACCATCAAGTCGTACCTGGCGATGATGGGCCGCGAGAAGCTGGGCTCCCTCACCGACTCCCAGCGCCGCGCGGTGCAGATCTGCGACCGGAACTCCGACCGCATGCTGCGGATGGTGAATGACCTGCTGCTCATGTCCCGACTTCAGTCCGGGAAGATGCAGCTCAACCAGCGCCCCTTCGGCCTCAAGGCCGTGGCCGAGGAAGTCGTCCGCGCGCTGGGCGTCGTCGCCGAGCACTGCAAGGTGCGGGTGACGATTCCCCCCTGCCCCGAGGTCTTCGTCCGAGGAGACCGCGAGCGCATCGCCGAGGCCGTCCACAACCTCGTCGAGAACGGCCTCCACCACAGCGAGCCCGATGACACCGTGGAGGTCAGCATCTCCACCGAGGACGGGCTCGCCACGCTCACGGTGAAGGACAGCGGCCCGGGCATGTCCGCCGAGGCGCTCGAGCACGTGTTCGATGCCTTCTACCGGGCCCAGCCGGGGGTGCCTCGGCCTCCCGGTGCGGGGCTGGGGATTCCCCTCGTCGGGAAGATTGTCGCCCTGCATGGGGGACGGGTGGAGGCCACCAGCGTGCTCGGCGAGGGCAGCACGTTCCAGATGGTGCTGCCCATGTTCGCCGGGGCCGTGAGCTCGCCGGACCTCAACCAGGCGGCTCCCAAGGCGGGCGGCATCCTCCTGGTGGAAGACGACGCGGACTGCCGGGAGGTGCTGCAGCAGGTGCTCGAGCAAGAGGGCTATCGGGTGATGGCCACCTCGGGTGCCTCCGAGGCCCGCTCCATCCTGTCTCACATCCGGCCGGCCATGGTGCTGCTGGACCTGCGGCTGAGCGAGGAGGACGGGCAGTCGGTGCTCCGCTTCATCCGTGGCACCGAGTCGCTGGCGGACATCGTCGTGTACATCATCTCGGGTGCCAGCGAGGTGGCCTCGCTCACGTCCGGACAGGGGTTGGAGCGCATTGACGGCTTCTTCGAGAAGCCACTCCAGCTGCCCAAGCTCCTGGAC
Encoded here:
- a CDS encoding DnaJ C-terminal domain-containing protein, with translation MADDYYQILGVDRTASEDVIKKAYRKLARQHHPDVNPGNKAAEEKFKQIGSAFDVLSDPKKRKLYDEFGEDAEKIGFDEKKAEAYRQYRAAASRGGAGGIPYGGEDFDLGDLFNDLFGRRGGASAGGGGAGFDVGDVFGRGRRRPAAGPERGNDLSTQVRITLAEAVTGTERTLSVTRPSRTGTGPDEPTRLTVKIPAGVQTGSKVRLAGQGAPGLRGGPAGDLYIETEVVEHPLVRREGDDLHVDLPVTVSEAMLGAEVRVPTFQGEVTVKVPSGSQSGRQMRLKGRGVPSLKGGAPGDLYLHLQVKVPDTDTPEARAAAETLSRAYSDDVRRELTL
- a CDS encoding HEAT repeat domain-containing protein, which translates into the protein MGLLDIFTGGSGPEKALKLKPKVTQKYGDPATRQKAIQQLGEMKHPEAVSVLLARFTITVDPLTTDADEKEHTFELVKSFGKDAVPPIVEFLSKTEPATSWALRLLGELVSEDEVTGACVNALQHLSAHYTKNPEKKVVLLHHVTGREDARIAPAVLPFLEDMSDDVKIAALKALASLKYEPAREPMLKLLTAEETGRRVQTSALSALADSGFSVADKRNQVEPLLVEPFVLDKDGRIQRRA
- a CDS encoding hybrid sensor histidine kinase/response regulator; the encoded protein is MRSKKKGVLAEVVPLRPTPSKKSTRRAVKPAPPADADTVARALLEMARNLTDNAGPTEALRAHLQTLHALLKPKVCYVARYFPSREQLHIEHVRGRYDSRVIAAVPGEGVVGRAFSEKKLLRDSETLAVPLESPHGVTGVLVVLGARRTVSDPVLQSLAAQLSAAYEVARLRDDSARRNKDLQTAIAGLKSLEQNREELLGNVSHDLKNPLTTIKSYLAMMGREKLGSLTDSQRRAVQICDRNSDRMLRMVNDLLLMSRLQSGKMQLNQRPFGLKAVAEEVVRALGVVAEHCKVRVTIPPCPEVFVRGDRERIAEAVHNLVENGLHHSEPDDTVEVSISTEDGLATLTVKDSGPGMSAEALEHVFDAFYRAQPGVPRPPGAGLGIPLVGKIVALHGGRVEATSVLGEGSTFQMVLPMFAGAVSSPDLNQAAPKAGGILLVEDDADCREVLQQVLEQEGYRVMATSGASEARSILSHIRPAMVLLDLRLSEEDGQSVLRFIRGTESLADIVVYIISGASEVASLTSGQGLERIDGFFEKPLQLPKLLDTVAAVVRPSRRAPAVP